AGCGACAAGCAAGCCCCCAATCACGCCTATTAAAGGCATCCAAAGCCCTAAAAGCACCAAAATACCTAGGATCATAATCGTGATCCCTAAAGCTTCAGCCACTAAATAAGTGCGGTTTTCTTTATGCCATTCTTTGTTTTCAACGATTTTAGGGTCATCTTGCATTTCTTCTTGCATGGATTGGGATTCAGACATTTTGTGTTGTTTGTATGCGGGCTTTTCAAATTTATACATGAAAGAAAAGAAAGGGGAATTAGCCACAAAAGGAGCGATCCCTTCGGCTTCATACGGCACAAACTTAAGCCCTCCAATCCAAATAAAAATGATGAAAATAGCTATATGCATCAAATAGCCGCCTAGATTCTGGAGTTTTGTAATCACTTCAAGCAATGATTTTAACGCTTGCATGGTTTTATTCCTTTAGGATATTTTTTATATTGCTAAAAACAACTCACAAATGATAGCGCATTATGTTTAATTACGATAAAATCATTTTAATTACCATTACAAGAAATAACGATCAAAAACACCCATTTTCAAAAACCCTCATGCCCAAAACGCTCATGCCGATATAACGCACCGCGCCCTTATAAAAAATCCCATCATTTTTTAAAGAAAGCTCTAAAGATTCGTTGCTTTTAGGGATGAGAGTGGCTTTTTTAGGCGTGTTATGAAAAAGGTGCGCGGCGATAAAAACCGCTGCCATGCCTGTCCCGCAAGCTAGCGTGAAATCTTCAACCCCCCTTTCATAAGTTTGTAAAAAAATCGTCTCTTCATTTTCTATAAAAGCGATGTTAATATTAGCGTTAAACGCATGCCTTAAAGCCCTTAATTCCAGCGTGTTAAGGGAATTTAATAACCTTTTATTTTTCACAAATCCCACTAAATGCGGCACTCCTGTATCTATGAGGTAGAAAGTAGGGATATTTTCTAAAACGCTGTTATTAGTAAAAAATTTTTTGCATCTTAAGGCGGGTATGGTGTCTAGGATTTTGTAGTTACCGAGATTGCTCTCTATGATATTGGGTTCTTCTATGCAAATAGAAATCTCTCTTTTTCCGGCTAAAAAAACATGGTTTTTAGAGGCTATAGCATGTTGGTAGGCAAATAACCCCACGCAACGGCTCGCATTCCCGCACATGCCAGCTTTAGAGCCGTCTGAATTGTAAAAATCCCATTCGTAGTCATAATCTTTACTCGGTAAGACGACCACAAGCCCATCAGCCCCAAAACCTTCATGCCTATGGCACACCTGTTTGGCTAAATTGGAAAAATCTTTTTTTTTGAAACTTTGAACGATTAAAAAATCATTCCCGCTCCCTGAATATTTGTAAAATACCATCTGTATAAGCCTTTTTGATTTTAATTATAAGTTAAAAGAGGTTTTTTATCCTTAAAAGAGCGTTTTTTAGCTAACATTTAATAATTTTTGGTTCAGTTTAATGGGGATAATTTCATGAAAGCTCAGTATTTCTTTTGGATTCTTTTTTTGATTGGTTTTTATTGGATGATCTATTTGTATCAAGATTTTTTAATGGATGCGCTGATTGCTGGGCTTTTGTGCGTGGGGTTTTTTCAAGTGAAAGTTTTTTTAGATAAGCGTTTTTTCAATGTTGTCAGTTCGTTTTTATGCGTTTTGGTTTTAGCGAGCGTTTTGATCGTGCCGTTGTATTTTATTGTTTATAAAAGTTCTAATATCATTTTTGAAATCAATTTTGAAAAATTTTCAGCCCTAATCAAATGGCTTAAAGGGACAATCACTGAAAATTTATCGCATTTTCCTGCCATTCGTGATGGAGCGAGCAAGTTTTTAGAAAATTTTAGTGCCGCTTCCATCACGGGTTATTTGTTGAAAATAAGCAGCTATGTGGGAAGATACAGCTTGAAACTCATTACAGACGCCTTGTTTATCTTGGGGCTGTTGTTTTTCTTTTTTTATTACGGGGAGAGATTTTATCGTTATTTTTTGGGGGTCTTGCCTCTTGGAATCAATCAAAGCAAAAAGATTTTTGAAGAAGTGGCTGGGATTTTACGCATCGTGCTTTTAACTTCCCTCATCACGGTTATTTTAGAGGGCGTGGCGTTTGGGGTGATGATCGTATGGTTTGGGCATGACGGCTGGTCTTTAGGGATTTTATACGGCTTGGCGTCTTTGGTGCCGGCTGTTGGGGGGGCTTTGATTTGGATCCCCATAGCAATTTATGAGCTTTATCATGGGAATGTGAATGAGGCGATATTTATCGCTTTGTATTCCATTTTATTGATTAGCGTGCTGATTGATAGCGTGATCAAGCCAATTTTAATCGTCTTCATCAAAAAAAGAATCTTTAAAACCACCCTTAAAATCAATGAAATGCTGATTTTCTTTTCCATGATTGCTGGGATTTCACAATTTGGTTTTTGGGGGATTATCGTAGGGCCTACTATCACGGCGTTTTTTATTGCGTTACTGCGGTTGTATGAGAATTACTTTATCCAAAACGATCAAAAAGCATGCGAATGACATAAGCCCATGGCTCACAACGAAATTTTTAAAAATGATATATAAGAGTAAGAAATAACCATTCTTATGAAGAATTTTCAAACACCTCATTCAATGCGAACGCAAATTCAAACCCATATCTTATAGATAGATGCAAATTTTATTTTTTATAACGAATGAGAGGGTAGGAGCAGTTTTTGCATAAAAGTTCTAACGCTTCGCCCTTTAAAAAATGGGTTTTGATGGCCATAGCTTTTTGGCTGTTTAAAATATCTTTTAGGGGCATATGGTTTAAATCGCCAAGGTTGATATGAGCTTGCGTGTCCATGCAGCACGGCACGACAACGCCATTGGATAAAATAGCGACTTGTTTAATAAGCCCGTAGCAATAGGGGATTTTTGATTCTTGGTTTAAAGGATTTTGGGCGTTCAAATTCGGCCATTTAAAGGTCTTTTGGATATTCAAAAAACTTTTTTTAAACAAACGAGCGCGGCCTTGCGATATTAGAGTCTCTAAAGAAATACATTCAAAGCTTTCTAAAAAAGGCTTGATCAAATTTTGGTGTTTTTCAAGGGTTCCATCTTGAATGCGTAAATTCAAAAACACTTCGCTATTTTTTTCACATTTGTAGCGGCAAAATTCTAAAATTTTTTGGATATAGCGGTGCTGGTTGAGTTTGTTGTGATGGTCTAGCCCTGCGTCTAAAGAAATAGAGATTTGATAGATTGCATCTTGTAAAAGCGTCTCAAAATCGTGCAAATACACCCCACTAGTAACCAAATCCACTTTCAAAGAAAAGCGTTTAGCGGTGCTTAAATAGCGGTTTAAATTTTTGAGCTTGCAAGGATCGCCTAAGACATGCAAGGTGATCATTTGGGTTAAGGGGGCCGCTTCTTTGCAAACTTTTTCAAATAATTCTAAAGGCATCACGCCTCTGATATTTTTAGGGTTAGGGCAAAAACTGCATTGCAACCCGCAAATATCGCTTAACTCTATATAGATTTTTTTAAAAAGTTTCTTGTTGGGTGTCAATTCTTATGAAAAAATAGTAACGCTTGTTTGAAAAGACACTAAACATTGAAGCGAAAATGCAACACATCGCCATCTTGAACGATATAGTCCTTACCTTCAATGCGTAACGCTCCCTTTTCTTTCGCTCCGGCTTCGCCCTTATAAGCGATAAAATCATCATAACTGATGGTTTCAGCTCTGATAAAGCCTTTTTCAAAATCCTTATGGATCACCCCAGCAGCCACAGGCGCACTAGAGCCTTTTTTAATCGTCCATGATCGCACTTCCTTGACTCCAGTGGTAAAATAATTGATCAAGCCTAATTCCTTAAAACTCAAACGAATGGTCTTTTCTAGCCCGCTTTCTTCTACGCCCAAGCTTTGCAAAAATTCTTTGACTTCATCTCCACTCATAGAAACCATTTCTTCTTCCAATTTAGCACACAAGGCGACAAACTCGCTATTTTGCTCTTTCGCATGGTTTCTGACTTTTTTGGCATGCTCATTGAGAATATTTAAATCTTCTTCGCCCACATTAGCGACATAGATCATTTTTTTATGAGATAAAAAGCGCAATTCCTTGTCCAATTCTAAAAAAGCCTCGCTTGCATTCAAGGGAAAAGTTTTTGCTGGCTTTAATTCTTCTAAATGCGTTTTTAAACTCAAAGCGCATTCTAAAAGATTTTTAGCGTCTTTTGAGCTTTTTAGGGCTTTTTGCAAGCGATCGATCCTTTTGTCTAGAGTGGCAATATCCGCTAAAATCAACTCCAATTCAATGATCTCTATATCATTTAGGGGGTCAATTTTATCGTTCACATGCGTGATATTGTCATCTTCAAAACAGCGTACCACTTGCAAGATCACTTCGCATTCCTTGATATTGGCTAAAAATTGATTGCCTAAACCCTCCCCCTTGCTCGCTCCCTTAATCAATCCGGCAATATCCACAAATTCCACCACAGAATGCAAAATGCGTTCAGGCTTTATTATTTGAGCCAACGCATCAAGCCGCCTATCAGGCACATTCACGATGGCTTTATTGGGTTCAATGGTGCAAAAAGGGTAGTTCGCACTCTCTGCGTTTTGGGTTTTAGTGAGCGCGTTAAAGGTGCTGGATTTGCCCACATTAGGCAAACCCACAATGCCTACAGACAAGCCCATTTCAAGCCTTTTTCAAAAATTCTTCCACAAAAGCTGTGCATGCTCTAACCCCAGCCCCACTCGCTCCAAAGCTATTCACATCCCATTCTTTTTCCACATAAGCAGGGCCTGCAATGTCAATGTGCAGCCACTTATCCTTAAACTCATCTCTAATAAACTCATTTAAAAACAAGCCCGCTGTGATCGCACCGCCATAGCGTGAAGAAGAAATATTGCACACATCAGCGATTTTAGATTCGATCAATTTCTTTAAATGGCGGTTAAAGGGGAGTTTGGCTAATAATTCGCCGGATTCTAACCCTGAAGTTTCAAAGAGGTTTTTTAACTCTTCATTATGCCCCATGATCGCTGAAGTGAATTCGCCTAAGCCCACAACGCATGCCCCGGTAAGGGTCGCAAAATCCACGATCACATCAGGGCTTAAATCTTGAGCGTAGCTCAAACAATCCGCTAAAACCAAACGCCCCTCAGCGTCGGTATTGCGCACCTCTATGCTCTTGCCTTCTTTGGAGATCAAAATATCATCTGGTTTATAAGCGGCCGGGCCTATCATGTTTTCTGTAGCCCCAATAATGCCATGCACTTCAGCTTCCACGCCCAATTTGGCTAATGCGTTTAAAAGCCCAATCACCGCAGAGCCACCGCCTTTATCCGCTTTCATGGTAACCATGTGGTCGGCTGGTTTCAAGCTCAAACCCCCGCAATCATAAGTCAAGCCCTTACCCACTAAAGCGATTTTTTTCTTCGCTTTTTTAGGCTTATAGACTAAATGAATCAAGCGGGGAGGATTGACGCCAAGAGAGGCTTTATTGACCGCTAAAAAGGCGTTCATTTTCTTTTCTTCTAAAAATTTTTCATCATGAACATGGATTTCTAAATGGTTTTCTTTAGCCACTTTTTGCGCCACTTCAGCCATATAAACCGGGGTGGCAATCATAGGGGGGGTATTGACTAGATCCCTAACGATATTCAAGCTTTCTGTCATGATTTCAGCGTATTTTAAAGCTTCTTTCGCGCTCTTTTCTAAAGAATTTGCGCAAGTTTTTTCGCAAGGCTTGTGCAATTCCAAAGCGACAATTGCTTCTTTTAAAACGCTTTCTTTTTTGTTGGATTTAAAAGTGTCGTATTCATACAAGCCTAATTTCAAGCCCAAAAACAACGCTTTCAAGTTTTCTAAAAGCGCGTTATCTTTAGAATGGCAAGTATAAACCCCCACTTTAACGCTTTTAAAAGCGAGTTTTTTAAGGGCACGAACGGCTAAACATGCACTCTCTCTTAATAAATGCACATCGTCTTCTTTAACGCCCGCGTACAAGATTTTATTTTCTTGGTCTAAAAACACGCCTTCGCCTTCGTATTTAAAGGTTTCTAGCAATTCTTTATTTTTGACCCAAGCGTGATCAAAATCCTTATTGACAATAAAAACTAAACTGCATTCAGCTTTTGCGTTTTCAAAAGTGGTTTTTTCTAATTTGATTTTTAACATAAAGTCTCCTTTTTTAATTTCATATCTTTCTTTCAAGAATTGTATTGCACTCTAGCGGTTTTTCTTACTATAGTATTGGAAATACCATAGCACTAACGCCAAGAAAGATACTAATAGTAATATTAGCGCATAAGGGTGTTTTTTAAGCCACTCTAACGCATGCAATAATTCTTCTCCTAAATACCACGCTAGAATAATGGTAATGCTCGCCCACACCATCGCACTAATGAGATTGATGATAGCGAATTTTAAAGCGCTATAGCGCGTGAGGCCTATGCTAATGGGAATGATGGTGCGCATGCCATACATGTAGCGTTGGATAAAAATGATAAACCAGCCGTGTTTTTGCAACAATAAATGGGCTAGGGCTAGTTTTCGGCGTTGTTTTTCTAGTTTTTTTTGGATGTAAGCTTTATTGGTGCGGCCGATGTAAAAATAGATCTGATCCCCCACAAAACCCCCAATCCCTGCGACTAAAATGGCTAACCCTAAATGCATATGACCGGTATAGCTGGCAATCCCTGCTAAAATTAACCCAATTTCGCCTTCTAAAATGCTCCACCCAAATAAAATGAGATACCCCCAAGTCGCTGCATGCTGATTCCATAAGTTAATGATGTATTCTTCCAAAATTCACCCTTATTCTAGCATTCTAACAAACAAAAGGTTTTCACTCGCTCTTCTAAAAGTTGGATACCCGGTAATTCTTTTAACCCTATCAAAAAGCATGCTTCTATGCATTCGGCTTGTAGGGCTTTGATAAGCTCAAGGCTCGCTAAAGCTGTGCCTCCAGTGGCTAATAAATCATCAATTAACACCACCCTTACCCCCTTAACCCCCCTAAAAGCGTCGGAGTGGATTTCTATGCTGTCTCTCCCGTATTCTAGGCTGTAGCTTTGAGACAGGGTGTGCGCGGGGAGTTTGCCCTTTTTCCTCACAGGCACAAAACCCACCCCAAGCGCATAAGCGAGAGCAGAGCCTAAAATAAACCCTCTCGCTTCAATGCCCACGATAAAGTCTATATTGAGAGCGAGATAGCGTTTTTTGAGCACGTCAATGAGTTTGTTAAAGAGTTTAGGGTAGTTGAGTAGCGTGGTAATGTCTTTGAATAAAATCCCTTTTTTAGGGTAATCTTTCACTTCTCTGATGCTTTGTAAAAGTTCTTCTTTGAGCGTTTCATTCATTTTAATATCCTTTAATATAACTGATTGGTTGTAGAATTTTGATTTATTATAGCGTTTTTAAAGGAGAGCTTCTATTTTTTGCTCCAATTCTTTAATACGATTTTTATATTTATCCGATTCGCCTTTGTATTCAGAGTTGCGCTGTTTAAGGGCTTTTAGTTCTGTTTTTAACGAGCTCATTTCTTGGGTAAGAATATCAATATTACCCAAAGCTCTTTGGAGTTGCAACTGGTGTTTTTGGATCAAAATTTCAGCTTCCTGTAAGGTGAGTTTCATGGACGCGTTGGTGCGTTCTTGCCGTTTAGCCACGGTTTTAAAAAAGAAAGTACGCACACCCATATAAAGGATAAAAACAATAGCGATAGTGAGAATAAACCATTGGGTAAACATTCTATTAAAATATCCTTTTAGCGAAACGATGCAATTATACTACATTAGGTTGATGATTTCAGCGATTCATCTAGCTTTTGGATGCGCAACACATGGCGGCCTTGTTCAAATTCTGTAGAGAAAAACGCTTCTAAAATGCTTTCTGTTACGCCAATACCGCTAATCTTTTCACCCAAGCACAAGACATTAGCGTTATTGTGCAAGCGAGTCATTTTGGCCATGTAAGCATCAAGGCACAAAGCGGCCCTAATACCCTTAAAGCGATTAGCGCCCATGCTCATGCCTATCCCTGTGGCGCACACTAAAATGCCATAGCTTTGTGCATTTTCTAAAACCTTTTGGCACACTAATTTGGCGTAATCAGGGTAATCCACCCTCATAGTGGGTAAAAAAGCTTGGATCTTAAAACGCTTGTCTTCTAAAAAATGTTTAACAAACTCTGCAAGATGCAACCCTGCATGATCGCTGCCTATAAAAACTTGAGCAATATTCAAAGGCTTATTCATCAGCCCTCCTTGATAAAAGATTAAGAAAGGAGTAAGGAAAATAAAAATCTTGTGGGTGCATGGATAAAAAACTCCGATAAAGGGGGGATAAACAAAAAGACAAACACTACCAACATGCCGTAGCGTTCCATTTTAGAAAACCATTCCAATAGAAACGCGCTTTTAAAATGCA
The Helicobacter pylori genome window above contains:
- the dapF gene encoding diaminopimelate epimerase, giving the protein MVFYKYSGSGNDFLIVQSFKKKDFSNLAKQVCHRHEGFGADGLVVVLPSKDYDYEWDFYNSDGSKAGMCGNASRCVGLFAYQHAIASKNHVFLAGKREISICIEEPNIIESNLGNYKILDTIPALRCKKFFTNNSVLENIPTFYLIDTGVPHLVGFVKNKRLLNSLNTLELRALRHAFNANINIAFIENEETIFLQTYERGVEDFTLACGTGMAAVFIAAHLFHNTPKKATLIPKSNESLELSLKNDGIFYKGAVRYIGMSVLGMRVFENGCF
- the ychF gene encoding redox-regulated ATPase YchF; translation: MGLSVGIVGLPNVGKSSTFNALTKTQNAESANYPFCTIEPNKAIVNVPDRRLDALAQIIKPERILHSVVEFVDIAGLIKGASKGEGLGNQFLANIKECEVILQVVRCFEDDNITHVNDKIDPLNDIEIIELELILADIATLDKRIDRLQKALKSSKDAKNLLECALSLKTHLEELKPAKTFPLNASEAFLELDKELRFLSHKKMIYVANVGEEDLNILNEHAKKVRNHAKEQNSEFVALCAKLEEEMVSMSGDEVKEFLQSLGVEESGLEKTIRLSFKELGLINYFTTGVKEVRSWTIKKGSSAPVAAGVIHKDFEKGFIRAETISYDDFIAYKGEAGAKEKGALRIEGKDYIVQDGDVLHFRFNV
- a CDS encoding YkgB family protein, translating into MQALKSLLEVITKLQNLGGYLMHIAIFIIFIWIGGLKFVPYEAEGIAPFVANSPFFSFMYKFEKPAYKQHKMSESQSMQEEMQDDPKIVENKEWHKENRTYLVAEALGITIMILGILVLLGLWMPLIGVIGGLLVAGMTITTLSFLFTTPEVFVNQHFPWLSGAGRLVVKDLALFAGGLFVAGFDAKRYLEGKGFCLMDRSSAGIKTKCSSGCCS
- a CDS encoding AI-2E family transporter; this encodes MKAQYFFWILFLIGFYWMIYLYQDFLMDALIAGLLCVGFFQVKVFLDKRFFNVVSSFLCVLVLASVLIVPLYFIVYKSSNIIFEINFEKFSALIKWLKGTITENLSHFPAIRDGASKFLENFSAASITGYLLKISSYVGRYSLKLITDALFILGLLFFFFYYGERFYRYFLGVLPLGINQSKKIFEEVAGILRIVLLTSLITVILEGVAFGVMIVWFGHDGWSLGILYGLASLVPAVGGALIWIPIAIYELYHGNVNEAIFIALYSILLISVLIDSVIKPILIVFIKKRIFKTTLKINEMLIFFSMIAGISQFGFWGIIVGPTITAFFIALLRLYENYFIQNDQKACE
- the rpiB gene encoding ribose 5-phosphate isomerase B, whose amino-acid sequence is MNKPLNIAQVFIGSDHAGLHLAEFVKHFLEDKRFKIQAFLPTMRVDYPDYAKLVCQKVLENAQSYGILVCATGIGMSMGANRFKGIRAALCLDAYMAKMTRLHNNANVLCLGEKISGIGVTESILEAFFSTEFEQGRHVLRIQKLDESLKSST
- a CDS encoding leucyl aminopeptidase; translated protein: MLKIKLEKTTFENAKAECSLVFIVNKDFDHAWVKNKELLETFKYEGEGVFLDQENKILYAGVKEDDVHLLRESACLAVRALKKLAFKSVKVGVYTCHSKDNALLENLKALFLGLKLGLYEYDTFKSNKKESVLKEAIVALELHKPCEKTCANSLEKSAKEALKYAEIMTESLNIVRDLVNTPPMIATPVYMAEVAQKVAKENHLEIHVHDEKFLEEKKMNAFLAVNKASLGVNPPRLIHLVYKPKKAKKKIALVGKGLTYDCGGLSLKPADHMVTMKADKGGGSAVIGLLNALAKLGVEAEVHGIIGATENMIGPAAYKPDDILISKEGKSIEVRNTDAEGRLVLADCLSYAQDLSPDVIVDFATLTGACVVGLGEFTSAIMGHNEELKNLFETSGLESGELLAKLPFNRHLKKLIESKIADVCNISSSRYGGAITAGLFLNEFIRDEFKDKWLHIDIAGPAYVEKEWDVNSFGASGAGVRACTAFVEEFLKKA
- the apt gene encoding adenine phosphoribosyltransferase, producing the protein MNETLKEELLQSIREVKDYPKKGILFKDITTLLNYPKLFNKLIDVLKKRYLALNIDFIVGIEARGFILGSALAYALGVGFVPVRKKGKLPAHTLSQSYSLEYGRDSIEIHSDAFRGVKGVRVVLIDDLLATGGTALASLELIKALQAECIEACFLIGLKELPGIQLLEERVKTFCLLEC
- a CDS encoding radical SAM/SPASM domain-containing protein, with translation MTPNKKLFKKIYIELSDICGLQCSFCPNPKNIRGVMPLELFEKVCKEAAPLTQMITLHVLGDPCKLKNLNRYLSTAKRFSLKVDLVTSGVYLHDFETLLQDAIYQISISLDAGLDHHNKLNQHRYIQKILEFCRYKCEKNSEVFLNLRIQDGTLEKHQNLIKPFLESFECISLETLISQGRARLFKKSFLNIQKTFKWPNLNAQNPLNQESKIPYCYGLIKQVAILSNGVVVPCCMDTQAHINLGDLNHMPLKDILNSQKAMAIKTHFLKGEALELLCKNCSYPLIRYKK
- a CDS encoding DedA family protein; its protein translation is MEEYIINLWNQHAATWGYLILFGWSILEGEIGLILAGIASYTGHMHLGLAILVAGIGGFVGDQIYFYIGRTNKAYIQKKLEKQRRKLALAHLLLQKHGWFIIFIQRYMYGMRTIIPISIGLTRYSALKFAIINLISAMVWASITIILAWYLGEELLHALEWLKKHPYALILLLVSFLALVLWYFQYYSKKNR